From Streptomyces sp. TLI_105, the proteins below share one genomic window:
- a CDS encoding tryptophan 2,3-dioxygenase family protein yields MSTFPDASGAGSVVDDPNLDFAGTTPYEDYVQADVLTHLQHLRSDDPGEMVFLVTTQVMELWFTVIVHEWETASRALREDRVPVAMDALKRSVRELEALNHSWRPLAQLTPGQFNAYRAALGEGSGFQSAMYRRMEFLLGEKSASMLVPHRGAPRVHAELEKALHEPSLYDEVLGFLARRGLPVPASVLGRDLAQRYEPSPEVEAVWAGIYADADQNGELVRLGEALSDVAELVWRWRNDHLVATRRAMGAKTGTGGSAGVAWLEKRAQKNVFPELWTARSHV; encoded by the coding sequence ATGTCCACCTTCCCCGATGCCTCCGGAGCCGGCTCGGTCGTCGACGACCCGAACCTCGACTTCGCGGGTACGACGCCGTACGAGGACTACGTCCAGGCGGACGTCCTCACCCACCTCCAGCACCTGCGCTCGGACGACCCCGGCGAGATGGTCTTCCTGGTCACGACCCAGGTCATGGAGCTGTGGTTCACGGTGATCGTCCACGAGTGGGAGACCGCGAGCCGCGCCCTGCGCGAGGACCGGGTCCCCGTCGCGATGGACGCGCTCAAGCGCTCGGTGCGCGAGCTGGAGGCCCTCAACCACTCCTGGCGGCCGCTCGCCCAGCTCACGCCCGGCCAGTTCAACGCCTACCGGGCGGCGCTCGGCGAGGGCTCCGGCTTCCAGTCGGCGATGTACCGGCGGATGGAGTTCCTGCTCGGCGAGAAGTCCGCGTCCATGCTCGTCCCGCACCGGGGCGCGCCCCGCGTCCACGCCGAGCTGGAGAAGGCGCTGCACGAGCCCAGCCTGTACGACGAGGTCCTCGGGTTCCTCGCCCGGCGCGGCCTGCCCGTGCCGGCGTCGGTCCTCGGCCGTGACCTGGCGCAGCGGTACGAGCCCTCGCCCGAGGTCGAGGCGGTCTGGGCCGGGATCTACGCGGACGCCGACCAGAACGGCGAGCTCGTCCGGCTCGGCGAGGCCCTGAGCGACGTCGCCGAACTGGTCTGGCGCTGGCGCAACGACCACCTGGTGGCGACCCGGCGCGCGATGGGCGCGAAGACCGGCACCGGCGGCTCCGCGGGCGTGGCCTGGCTGGAGAAGCGGGCCCAGAAGAACGTGTTCCCCGAGCTCTGGACGGCCCGCAGCCATGTCTGA
- a CDS encoding DUF3151 domain-containing protein has product MAIHENLLGGPAPTHLPDEPGPRELLASGTAPADVAAKYPTSSLAWARLADDAYERGAVVESYAYARTGYHRGLDALRRNGWKGHGPVPWEHEPNRGFLRALHALARAAGDIGEKDEYERCTTFLRDSSETAAETLG; this is encoded by the coding sequence ATGGCCATCCACGAGAACCTCCTGGGGGGACCGGCCCCCACCCACCTGCCCGACGAGCCGGGTCCGCGCGAGCTGCTCGCGAGCGGTACGGCGCCGGCGGACGTCGCCGCGAAGTACCCGACCTCCTCGCTCGCCTGGGCCCGGCTCGCCGACGACGCCTACGAGCGCGGCGCGGTCGTCGAGTCGTACGCCTACGCCCGTACCGGCTACCACCGCGGCCTGGACGCGCTGCGCCGCAACGGCTGGAAGGGCCACGGCCCGGTGCCGTGGGAGCACGAGCCGAACCGCGGCTTCCTGCGCGCCCTGCACGCCCTGGCCCGGGCGGCCGGTGACATCGGCGAGAAGGACGAGTACGAGCGCTGCACGACCTTCCTGCGCGACTCCTCGGAGACGGCGGCGGAGACCCTCGGCTGA
- a CDS encoding DUF3152 domain-containing protein, producing MGKRALPAGRRGTRKKRRSGPRLVLPALALVTVSLGAGAAFAHFRGQDADGTAAPGAVRPTTAPPGPRPTTAKPTPEPTPKPTPKPTPKKAPPPAPPPKGTIVPQSGSGTFTTAQASGEPVGHSGTLRRYRVQVEDGIALSARETAAEIQRILAHPRGWAAHGRGRFQLVSENADFVIRIATPDTADALCARQGYHTHGELNCETADGVVVNLKRWMLGSPTFVGEPAEYRHLIINHEVGHEIGIRSHMGCAGPGRLAPAMMQQIKGLNGCRSNAFPYDEEGIYITGPIVS from the coding sequence GTGGGAAAACGCGCCTTACCCGCAGGACGGCGGGGAACGAGGAAGAAGCGCAGGTCAGGACCCCGTCTCGTCCTTCCGGCCCTGGCCCTGGTGACGGTCTCGCTCGGCGCCGGGGCAGCTTTCGCCCACTTCCGGGGCCAGGACGCCGACGGGACGGCGGCGCCCGGAGCGGTGCGGCCGACGACGGCCCCGCCGGGCCCCCGGCCCACGACGGCGAAGCCCACGCCCGAGCCGACGCCGAAGCCCACCCCGAAGCCGACGCCCAAGAAGGCGCCGCCCCCCGCGCCCCCGCCGAAGGGGACCATCGTCCCGCAGTCCGGCTCCGGCACCTTCACCACCGCGCAGGCCTCGGGCGAGCCCGTCGGCCACAGCGGCACCCTGCGCCGCTACCGGGTCCAGGTCGAGGACGGCATCGCGCTCTCGGCGCGCGAGACGGCCGCGGAGATCCAGCGGATCCTGGCCCATCCGCGCGGCTGGGCCGCGCACGGCCGGGGCCGGTTCCAGCTGGTCTCGGAGAACGCCGACTTCGTCATCAGGATCGCCACCCCGGACACCGCCGACGCGCTCTGCGCGCGGCAGGGCTACCACACCCACGGCGAGCTGAACTGTGAGACCGCCGACGGCGTCGTGGTGAACCTCAAGCGGTGGATGCTCGGCTCGCCGACCTTCGTGGGGGAGCCGGCGGAGTACCGGCACCTGATCATCAACCACGAGGTGGGACACGAGATCGGCATCCGCTCGCACATGGGCTGCGCGGGCCCGGGCAGGCTCGCGCCCGCGATGATGCAGCAGATCAAGGGCCTGAACGGCTGTCGATCGAACGCTTTTCCGTATGACGAAGAGGGGATCTACATCACGGGCCCGATCGTGTCATGA
- a CDS encoding MalY/PatB family protein — protein sequence MYDFDRQIDRQGTWSVQWDGIADRFGVPGLLPFTISDMDFASPPEVLAALRERVDHGVFGYTDWRLGEFREAIRHWYATRYGAEIDPGTLVYAPSVLSQLSQLLQMWTEPGDGVVVHTPTYDGFRKAVTGLGRELRGVPVDDPAALERELARPDSRMLLLCSPHNPTGRVWTQEELTVFAELAERYGAAVVSDEIHADLTTEGHRHVPWTRIAEPGRGRRWALITSGTKAFNFPALSGSYGMIGDPDEREAFVRRMETGEGLASPAVLSLTAHIAAYRRGAAWLDELRGYVAGTMDMVRERLAEGLPEVDWTPPQAGYLAWIDLRPLGVEESRLQEELVAVEKVAIMPGGVYGTPGFVRLNVGCPRDKAERGVDALVRTAARLRRG from the coding sequence ATGTACGACTTCGACCGGCAGATAGACCGGCAAGGGACCTGGTCGGTTCAGTGGGACGGGATCGCGGACCGCTTCGGCGTCCCCGGTCTGCTGCCCTTCACCATCTCCGACATGGACTTCGCCTCCCCGCCGGAGGTCCTCGCGGCCCTGCGCGAGCGCGTCGACCACGGGGTCTTCGGCTACACCGACTGGCGCCTCGGGGAGTTCCGGGAGGCGATACGCCACTGGTACGCGACCCGGTACGGCGCCGAGATCGACCCCGGGACGCTGGTGTACGCGCCCTCCGTGCTCTCCCAGCTCTCGCAGCTCCTCCAGATGTGGACGGAACCCGGCGACGGCGTGGTCGTCCACACCCCCACCTACGACGGCTTCCGCAAGGCCGTCACCGGGCTCGGCCGCGAGCTGCGGGGCGTCCCGGTCGACGACCCGGCGGCCCTGGAGCGGGAGCTCGCCCGGCCGGACAGCCGGATGCTGCTGCTCTGCTCCCCGCACAACCCGACCGGCCGGGTGTGGACGCAGGAGGAGCTCACCGTCTTCGCCGAGCTGGCCGAGCGGTACGGCGCGGCCGTCGTCAGCGACGAGATCCACGCCGATCTGACGACCGAGGGCCACCGGCACGTCCCCTGGACGCGGATCGCCGAGCCCGGGCGGGGCCGCCGCTGGGCCCTGATCACCTCCGGCACGAAGGCCTTCAACTTTCCGGCGCTCTCCGGCTCGTACGGCATGATCGGCGATCCCGACGAGCGCGAGGCGTTCGTCCGGCGCATGGAGACCGGCGAGGGGCTCGCCTCGCCCGCGGTGCTCTCCCTGACCGCGCACATCGCCGCGTACCGGCGGGGCGCGGCCTGGCTGGACGAGCTGCGCGGATACGTGGCGGGGACGATGGACATGGTCCGGGAGCGCCTTGCCGAAGGGCTGCCGGAGGTCGACTGGACGCCTCCGCAGGCCGGCTACCTGGCCTGGATCGACCTGCGGCCGCTCGGCGTCGAGGAGAGCCGGCTCCAGGAGGAGCTGGTGGCGGTGGAGAAGGTCGCGATCATGCCGGGCGGGGTGTACGGCACGCCCGGCTTCGTCCGGCTGAACGTCGGCTGCCCCAGGGACAAGGCCGAGCGGGGCGTGGACGCGCTGGTCAGGACGGCGGCGCGACTGCGCCGCGGCTGA
- a CDS encoding aldose epimerase, translating into MQTRLTAGDAELTIDPEHGCRIGSLRIGGTELLRQGERYGSFPMAPWCGRTENGRFRNGAITHQLPINAAPHAIHGTVRDLAWKTARTSATEAVFTCELGDPWPYQGRVTQVFELAEDSLTLRFGVETYDDSFPAQAGWHPWFLRNLGRGGQDVRIDFTPVWQEERGSDHLPTGRRIDPVPGPWDDCFGMPGGVDVTLTWPEELELKVASRAEWVVIYDEPEEAVCVEPQSGPPNGLNTRPRLVTPIDPLEIESTWSWRRL; encoded by the coding sequence ATGCAGACGCGACTGACGGCGGGCGACGCCGAGTTGACCATCGACCCCGAACACGGCTGCCGCATCGGGAGCCTGCGCATCGGCGGCACCGAACTGCTGCGCCAGGGCGAGCGGTACGGAAGCTTCCCGATGGCGCCCTGGTGCGGACGGACCGAGAACGGCCGCTTCCGCAACGGCGCCATCACGCACCAGCTGCCGATCAACGCCGCCCCGCACGCCATCCACGGCACCGTCCGCGACCTCGCCTGGAAGACCGCCCGGACCTCCGCGACCGAGGCCGTCTTCACCTGCGAGCTCGGCGACCCCTGGCCGTACCAGGGCCGGGTCACCCAGGTCTTCGAGCTGGCCGAGGACTCCCTCACCCTCCGCTTCGGCGTCGAGACCTACGACGACTCCTTCCCGGCGCAGGCCGGCTGGCACCCCTGGTTCCTGCGCAACCTGGGCCGGGGCGGTCAGGACGTACGGATCGACTTCACGCCCGTCTGGCAGGAGGAGCGCGGGAGCGACCACCTCCCCACCGGCCGCCGCATCGACCCCGTTCCCGGCCCCTGGGACGACTGCTTCGGCATGCCCGGCGGCGTCGACGTCACCCTCACCTGGCCGGAGGAGCTGGAGCTGAAGGTCGCGAGCCGCGCCGAGTGGGTCGTGATCTACGACGAGCCCGAGGAGGCGGTCTGCGTCGAGCCGCAGTCCGGCCCGCCGAACGGCCTCAACACCCGTCCGCGCCTGGTCACCCCGATCGACCCCCTGGAGATCGAGAGCACCTGGAGCTGGCGTCGGCTGTGA
- a CDS encoding MFS transporter: protein MDIRMSSGTGRWIVFTTVLGSGMALLDSTVVNVALPHIGEDLGADLAVLQWTVNAYMLTLAGLILLGGSLGDRFGRRRVFVIGVVWFAAASLLCGLAPNAGVLIGARALQGVGGALLTPGSLALIQASFHEDDRARAVGLWSGFGGVGAAIGPFVGGWLVDGPGWRWVFLLNVPLAAVCVPVALRHVPESRDETAHGRFDVLGAVLGAAALALVTYALIGAAWWAGVAGVLLGAGFVTVERRRGERAMVPLSIFRSRVFTAVNLVTLCVYAAFAGFFFLATLQLQVVSGYSALGAGMALLPTTVLMLLLSAKSGELGERIGPRIPLTVGPLLCAGGMLLMLRVGENASYLTDVLPAMLVLGLGMTALVAPLTATVLASVDVSRAGLASGINNAAARAAGLIAVAALPLLAGMGPEAYRSAEEFGETFRRAMPMCAGILVVGAVLAWTTMRTPAASAGCHPGCRVHCGVQAPPLDPGRRDVPARETDGGAGGSARGGDGGAGS from the coding sequence ATGGACATCCGGATGAGCTCCGGTACGGGACGCTGGATCGTCTTCACGACCGTGCTCGGGTCCGGGATGGCGCTGCTCGACTCGACCGTCGTCAATGTCGCCCTGCCGCACATCGGCGAGGACCTGGGCGCCGACCTCGCCGTCCTCCAGTGGACGGTCAACGCCTACATGCTGACGCTGGCCGGGCTGATCCTGCTCGGCGGCTCGCTCGGCGACCGGTTCGGGCGGCGCCGGGTCTTCGTGATCGGGGTGGTGTGGTTTGCGGCGGCCTCGCTGCTCTGCGGCCTCGCCCCGAATGCCGGGGTGCTGATCGGGGCCCGCGCCCTGCAGGGGGTGGGCGGGGCGCTGCTCACGCCAGGCTCCCTCGCGCTGATCCAGGCGAGCTTCCACGAGGACGACCGGGCGCGGGCCGTCGGGCTCTGGTCGGGCTTCGGCGGTGTGGGCGCGGCGATCGGCCCATTCGTGGGCGGCTGGCTGGTGGACGGCCCCGGCTGGCGGTGGGTGTTCCTGCTGAACGTGCCGCTCGCCGCCGTCTGCGTGCCGGTCGCCCTGCGGCACGTGCCGGAGTCGCGGGACGAGACCGCGCACGGCCGCTTCGACGTGCTCGGCGCGGTCCTGGGCGCGGCGGCGCTCGCCCTCGTCACGTACGCGCTGATCGGCGCGGCCTGGTGGGCCGGGGTGGCCGGGGTGCTGCTCGGGGCCGGGTTCGTGACGGTGGAGCGGCGGCGTGGGGAGCGGGCGATGGTGCCGCTGTCGATCTTCCGCTCCCGCGTGTTCACCGCGGTCAACCTGGTCACCCTGTGCGTGTACGCGGCGTTCGCCGGTTTCTTCTTCCTGGCGACCCTCCAGCTCCAGGTGGTCTCCGGCTACTCGGCGCTCGGCGCCGGTATGGCCCTGCTGCCGACGACCGTCCTCATGCTGCTGCTCTCCGCGAAGTCCGGGGAGCTGGGGGAGCGGATCGGGCCCCGGATCCCGCTCACCGTGGGGCCGCTGCTGTGCGCCGGCGGGATGCTGCTGATGCTGCGGGTCGGGGAGAACGCCTCGTACCTGACGGATGTGCTGCCCGCGATGCTCGTCCTGGGGCTCGGCATGACGGCCCTGGTCGCCCCGCTGACCGCGACCGTCCTCGCCTCGGTGGACGTGTCCAGGGCGGGCCTCGCGAGCGGCATCAACAACGCGGCCGCCCGCGCGGCCGGGCTGATCGCGGTGGCCGCGCTGCCGCTGCTCGCCGGGATGGGCCCGGAGGCGTACCGCTCGGCGGAGGAGTTCGGGGAGACGTTCCGGCGGGCGATGCCGATGTGCGCGGGGATTCTGGTCGTGGGCGCGGTGCTGGCCTGGACGACCATGCGGACCCCGGCCGCGTCGGCGGGCTGCCACCCGGGGTGCAGGGTCCACTGCGGGGTGCAGGCCCCGCCCCTGGACCCGGGCCGACGGGACGTCCCCGCCCGGGAGACGGACGGCGGGGCGGGTGGCTCTGCCCGGGGCGGGGACGGCGGGGCGGGGTCCTGA
- a CDS encoding SRPBCC family protein, whose translation MEHEVFVPVPAGALRATLTDPARVVRCVPGLQRDADEEAGPLTGRLKVRVGGNTITYRGALKVVERDGAITYEGEGTEVRGKGSAELSLTVVLTPVAEGTSLSFTGALTATGRLADATDEARSTAGARLLDKFVEAVAALAEETSKASEQRDAAPEGVSEEPDAPPEEAPEEASDDDGVDDGVEEPPGRGAVFDAPVPPPPLDPLLDEGFGDTPIEFPSPQPAAEAAHARRTMIGRSAEEVDHAPPRGRYAPVPAPEATSAGATLRWIAPAAALALASAVVVGRALRRRR comes from the coding sequence ATGGAGCATGAGGTGTTCGTTCCCGTCCCGGCCGGAGCCCTGCGCGCGACGCTCACGGACCCGGCCCGCGTGGTGCGCTGCGTGCCCGGTCTCCAGCGGGACGCCGACGAGGAGGCCGGACCCCTCACGGGCCGGCTGAAGGTGCGGGTCGGCGGCAACACCATCACCTACCGGGGCGCCCTCAAGGTCGTCGAGCGGGACGGGGCCATCACCTACGAGGGGGAGGGCACCGAGGTGCGGGGCAAGGGCTCGGCCGAGCTGTCCCTCACCGTCGTCCTCACCCCGGTGGCCGAGGGGACCAGCCTGAGCTTCACCGGCGCCCTCACGGCGACCGGCCGGCTCGCCGACGCGACGGACGAGGCACGCTCCACGGCGGGCGCCAGGCTCCTCGACAAGTTCGTGGAGGCGGTGGCCGCGCTGGCGGAGGAGACCTCCAAGGCGTCGGAGCAGCGGGACGCGGCTCCGGAAGGGGTCTCGGAGGAGCCGGACGCCCCTCCGGAAGAGGCCCCGGAAGAGGCCAGTGACGACGACGGGGTCGACGACGGGGTGGAGGAACCGCCCGGGAGGGGCGCCGTCTTCGACGCCCCGGTGCCGCCCCCGCCCCTCGACCCGCTCCTCGACGAGGGCTTCGGCGACACCCCGATCGAGTTCCCCTCCCCGCAGCCCGCCGCCGAGGCCGCCCACGCCCGCCGGACCATGATCGGGCGGTCCGCAGAGGAGGTCGACCACGCGCCTCCACGCGGCCGGTACGCCCCCGTCCCCGCCCCCGAGGCGACGAGCGCCGGCGCCACCCTGCGCTGGATCGCGCCGGCCGCGGCCCTCGCGCTCGCCTCGGCCGTCGTCGTCGGCCGGGCGCTGCGCCGCCGCCGCTGA
- the pyrE gene encoding orotate phosphoribosyltransferase: MTDVRAELLQQIKDKAVVHGKVTLSSGLEADYYIDLRRITLDGEAAPMVGQVMLDLTADLDFDCVGGLTLGADPVATSMLHASAARGQRLDAFVVRKAQKAHGMQRRIEGTDVKGRRCLVVEDTSTTGGSPLTAVEAVREAGGEVVAVATIVDRGAAGAIAEAGLPYLTGYQLADLGLA, encoded by the coding sequence ATGACTGACGTACGCGCTGAGCTGCTCCAGCAGATCAAGGACAAGGCCGTGGTGCACGGCAAGGTGACCCTCTCCTCGGGTCTGGAAGCCGACTACTACATCGACCTGCGTCGCATCACGCTGGACGGCGAGGCCGCGCCGATGGTGGGTCAGGTCATGCTCGACCTCACGGCCGACCTGGACTTCGACTGCGTCGGCGGACTCACCCTGGGCGCCGACCCGGTCGCGACCTCGATGCTGCACGCCTCCGCCGCGCGCGGGCAGCGCCTGGACGCCTTCGTCGTGCGCAAGGCGCAGAAGGCGCACGGCATGCAGCGCCGCATCGAGGGCACGGACGTCAAGGGCCGCCGCTGTCTCGTCGTCGAGGACACCTCGACCACCGGCGGCTCGCCGCTGACCGCGGTCGAGGCCGTCCGCGAGGCGGGCGGCGAGGTCGTCGCCGTGGCGACGATCGTGGACCGGGGCGCCGCCGGCGCCATCGCCGAGGCGGGGCTGCCGTACCTCACCGGCTACCAGCTGGCGGATCTCGGCCTGGCGTAA
- a CDS encoding Ig-like domain repeat protein, whose product MRKRTLSAATSFAVLVSSAALVAGTAGQAAADSIVPLNVGTIGDMVVDGAHQRLFFSDTYNNRVVVTDFTGRFVQAVDNLPYVRDLDLSADSATLYAAVQNADKIVAIDTAQPGVTAEYPTGEGTKPSTVAAAAGRLWFGYGENWDSELGSVDLTTATPTVALALTTGADWSAPPTLRTDPAAPDTLVAADGTISSGPIVVYDTGSGKPVVRTSTKRDGFVKDIEIAPDGKSVVAADRVTSLTRLSLTDLSEQEHFPVSGSAEKVAVAPDGTVAGQTWDSDDVGDTFVFAGGSATPPSVRDTKAWAAYGTIMYGGIEWAPDSTRLFVPVQEPGQSAYSLRIYTSPKLHTVSVTVKAPATAPINKPLTVSGSIASTLRLPAGTPLTVTRYDAENPAGKALGMRTTASNGTFSFPDTPAAAGKVSYKVAYPGDAKHAYSTGTAAVQVAPFPTYLKLDQNRRTVAYGTNVTYTASLGWTHRNRVVEIWADPYGPEPKRLLKRGTVDSAGKLSVTTRMTRDTWVTADFAGDTRSGRAHVGSTVYTRAGVTTTLSRHYKWSKIGTIWYQTYHQTADPLVTAWNNPYPGRKTKYEVQVWYQGAWRTGGEDYVTLNSGGMAYIAFDGDGAAGIRARVRTGYVDSTSGDNVNTTSFGAWKYFTFTR is encoded by the coding sequence GTGCGCAAGCGCACTCTCTCTGCCGCGACCTCGTTCGCGGTCCTCGTCAGCTCCGCGGCGCTGGTCGCGGGTACGGCGGGTCAGGCGGCCGCCGACTCGATCGTCCCGCTGAACGTCGGAACCATCGGCGACATGGTCGTCGACGGTGCCCACCAGCGCCTGTTCTTCAGCGACACGTACAACAACCGCGTCGTCGTCACCGACTTCACGGGCCGCTTCGTCCAGGCCGTCGACAACCTGCCCTACGTCCGCGACCTCGACCTCTCCGCCGACTCGGCCACGCTGTACGCGGCGGTGCAGAACGCGGACAAGATCGTCGCCATCGACACGGCGCAGCCGGGCGTCACCGCCGAGTACCCCACGGGCGAGGGCACCAAGCCCTCGACCGTCGCCGCCGCCGCCGGCCGCCTCTGGTTCGGCTACGGCGAGAACTGGGACTCGGAGCTGGGGTCCGTCGATCTGACCACGGCCACGCCGACCGTGGCCCTGGCCCTCACGACGGGCGCCGACTGGTCGGCCCCGCCCACGCTCCGCACCGACCCGGCGGCGCCGGACACGCTCGTCGCCGCCGACGGCACCATCAGCTCGGGCCCGATCGTCGTGTACGACACCGGTTCGGGCAAGCCGGTCGTCCGCACGTCCACGAAGCGCGACGGGTTCGTGAAGGACATCGAGATCGCCCCCGACGGCAAGAGCGTCGTCGCGGCGGACCGGGTCACCTCGCTCACCCGGCTCAGCCTGACCGACCTCTCCGAGCAGGAGCACTTCCCGGTGTCCGGGTCCGCGGAGAAGGTGGCCGTCGCCCCGGACGGCACCGTGGCCGGCCAGACGTGGGACAGTGACGACGTCGGCGACACCTTCGTCTTCGCGGGCGGCTCCGCGACCCCGCCGAGCGTCCGGGACACGAAGGCCTGGGCGGCGTACGGCACGATCATGTACGGCGGGATCGAGTGGGCCCCCGACAGCACCCGGCTCTTCGTGCCGGTGCAGGAGCCGGGCCAGTCGGCGTACTCGCTCCGGATCTACACGTCGCCGAAGCTCCACACCGTCTCCGTGACAGTGAAGGCCCCGGCCACCGCGCCGATCAACAAGCCGCTCACCGTCTCCGGCTCGATCGCCTCCACGCTGCGGCTGCCGGCCGGCACTCCGCTCACCGTGACGCGGTACGACGCGGAGAACCCGGCCGGCAAGGCGCTCGGGATGCGGACGACCGCGTCGAACGGCACGTTCTCGTTCCCGGACACCCCGGCCGCGGCCGGGAAGGTCTCGTACAAGGTGGCGTACCCGGGCGACGCCAAGCACGCGTACTCCACCGGGACGGCCGCCGTGCAGGTGGCGCCCTTCCCGACGTACCTGAAGCTGGACCAGAACCGCCGCACGGTCGCCTACGGCACCAACGTCACGTACACGGCCTCTCTCGGCTGGACGCACCGGAACCGCGTCGTGGAGATCTGGGCGGACCCGTACGGCCCGGAGCCCAAGCGGCTGCTCAAGCGCGGCACGGTCGACTCGGCGGGCAAGCTGTCGGTGACGACGAGGATGACCCGTGACACCTGGGTGACCGCCGACTTCGCCGGCGACACCCGCTCCGGCAGGGCCCACGTCGGGTCCACCGTGTACACGCGGGCCGGCGTGACGACCACGCTGTCCCGGCACTACAAGTGGTCCAAGATCGGCACCATCTGGTACCAGACGTACCACCAGACCGCCGACCCGCTGGTCACCGCGTGGAACAACCCATACCCGGGCCGCAAGACCAAGTACGAGGTCCAGGTCTGGTACCAGGGCGCCTGGCGCACCGGTGGCGAGGACTACGTGACGCTGAACAGCGGCGGCATGGCGTACATCGCGTTCGACGGCGACGGAGCGGCCGGCATCCGGGCCCGGGTCCGCACGGGGTATGTGGACAGCACGTCCGGCGACAACGTGAACACCACGTCCTTCGGGGCGTGGAAGTACTTCACCTTCACCCGCTGA
- the fbaA gene encoding class II fructose-bisphosphate aldolase, whose amino-acid sequence MPIATPEVYNEMLDRAKAGKFAYPAINVTSSQTLHAALRGFAEAESDGIIQISTGGAEFLGGQYNKDMVTGAVALAEFAHIVAAKYDITVALHTDHCPKGKLDGYVRPLLDISAERVAKGLNPLFQSHMWDGSAETLADNLAIGQELLAKAAAAKIILEVEITPTGGEEDGVSHEINDELYTTVDDAIRTAEALGLGEKGRYLLAASFGNVHGVYKPGNVVLRPELLKDLQAGVAAKFGKADPFDFVFHGGSGSTAEEIATALENGVVKMNLDTDTQYAFTRPVVDHMFRNYDGVLKVDGEVGKKSTYDPRTWGKLAEAGMAVRVTEACAALRSTGTKLK is encoded by the coding sequence ATGCCCATCGCAACCCCCGAGGTCTACAACGAGATGCTCGACCGGGCGAAGGCTGGCAAGTTCGCCTACCCGGCCATCAACGTGACCTCGTCCCAGACCCTGCACGCGGCGCTGCGCGGCTTCGCGGAGGCCGAGAGCGACGGCATCATCCAGATCTCGACCGGCGGTGCCGAGTTCCTGGGCGGTCAGTACAACAAGGACATGGTCACCGGCGCCGTCGCCCTGGCCGAGTTCGCGCACATCGTCGCCGCGAAGTACGACATCACGGTCGCCCTCCACACCGACCACTGCCCGAAGGGCAAGCTGGACGGCTACGTCCGTCCGCTGCTCGACATCTCCGCCGAGCGCGTCGCCAAGGGTCTGAACCCGCTGTTCCAGTCGCACATGTGGGACGGCTCCGCCGAGACCCTCGCCGACAACCTGGCCATCGGCCAGGAGCTGCTCGCGAAGGCCGCCGCCGCCAAGATCATCCTTGAGGTCGAGATCACCCCGACCGGCGGCGAGGAGGACGGCGTCAGCCACGAGATCAACGACGAGCTGTACACCACCGTCGACGACGCCATCCGCACCGCCGAGGCCCTCGGCCTGGGCGAGAAGGGCCGCTACCTGCTGGCCGCGTCCTTCGGCAACGTGCACGGCGTCTACAAGCCGGGCAACGTCGTGCTCCGCCCCGAGCTCCTCAAGGACCTCCAGGCGGGCGTCGCCGCCAAGTTCGGCAAGGCCGACCCGTTCGACTTCGTCTTCCACGGCGGCTCGGGCTCGACGGCCGAGGAGATCGCCACCGCCCTTGAGAACGGCGTCGTGAAGATGAACCTCGACACCGACACGCAGTACGCCTTCACCCGCCCGGTCGTGGACCACATGTTCCGCAACTACGACGGTGTCCTGAAGGTCGACGGCGAGGTCGGCAAGAAGTCCACCTACGACCCGCGCACCTGGGGCAAGCTGGCCGAGGCCGGCATGGCCGTCCGCGTGACCGAGGCGTGCGCCGCGCTGCGCTCGACCGGCACGAAGCTGAAGTAA